A window from Deinococcus detaillensis encodes these proteins:
- a CDS encoding ABC transporter substrate-binding protein, producing MKKATLTLLATLMLTSSASAATKLVFSFWGDPAEAPPFLEIVKNFNATHPDIQVDYQQTPWSGYWTKLDAQLAAKAGPDVMFITNVPTYASRAQLERLDSYIAKDKFPIADYNPEFLAIHKYKGGLFSIPRDNDTMVLYYNKDAFDAAKLAYPTDKWKWADLRTAALKLTQRSGSRVSRYGVILENNKWPTFVYQNGGKVFDDPFNPTKFMLNDPKGVQAIQFLGDLINKDKVAPAFQEMAQIGDSTQLFSSGQAAMVMTNAARLTTFKTAPFKWAVAPLPTGPSGLRANTVGGAGFAMNANSQHKAEAWTFLQYLAGQQGQIIFAKAGGAVPAMNRDKAVAAAFDVPFKSVFLAESDRKGVYPNFAAYVQITNTMLNPALDTVWNGESTAKAALDKIAPDVNKMLK from the coding sequence ATGAAAAAAGCCACCTTGACTCTCCTTGCCACCTTGATGCTGACCTCATCGGCCTCAGCGGCCACTAAGCTGGTGTTCTCGTTCTGGGGCGATCCTGCTGAAGCGCCGCCCTTTTTGGAGATCGTCAAGAATTTCAACGCCACCCATCCCGATATTCAGGTGGACTACCAGCAGACCCCTTGGAGTGGATACTGGACGAAACTGGACGCTCAACTGGCCGCCAAGGCTGGGCCGGACGTGATGTTCATCACCAACGTTCCCACTTATGCCAGCCGCGCTCAGTTGGAGCGCCTGGATTCATACATCGCTAAGGACAAATTCCCTATCGCGGACTACAACCCCGAATTTCTGGCGATTCACAAGTATAAAGGCGGCCTCTTTTCCATTCCGCGTGACAACGACACCATGGTGTTGTATTACAACAAAGACGCCTTCGACGCCGCCAAGCTTGCCTATCCCACCGACAAATGGAAGTGGGCTGATCTGCGGACCGCCGCCCTGAAACTCACGCAGCGCAGTGGCAGCCGGGTCAGCCGCTACGGCGTGATCCTGGAGAACAACAAGTGGCCGACGTTTGTGTATCAGAACGGCGGCAAGGTCTTCGACGATCCCTTCAACCCGACCAAATTCATGCTCAATGACCCCAAAGGCGTGCAGGCCATTCAGTTCCTGGGCGACCTCATCAACAAAGACAAAGTGGCTCCAGCGTTCCAAGAGATGGCGCAGATTGGCGACAGCACCCAACTGTTCAGCAGTGGTCAGGCGGCGATGGTGATGACCAACGCCGCCCGCCTGACCACTTTCAAGACTGCGCCGTTCAAGTGGGCGGTGGCTCCGCTGCCCACCGGTCCCAGCGGCCTGCGGGCCAACACGGTGGGCGGCGCGGGCTTCGCAATGAATGCCAACAGCCAGCACAAAGCCGAAGCTTGGACATTCCTTCAGTATTTGGCCGGTCAGCAGGGGCAAATCATCTTCGCCAAAGCGGGCGGGGCCGTGCCCGCCATGAACCGCGACAAAGCCGTCGCTGCCGCTTTCGATGTGCCATTCAAGTCTGTTTTTCTGGCCGAGAGTGACCGTAAGGGCGTCTATCCCAACTTCGCCGCTTATGTCCAGATCACCAACACCATGCTCAACCCAGCGCTCGACACGGTCTGGAACGGTGAAAGCACCGCTAAAGCTGCGCTTGATAAGATCGCGCCCGACGTCAACAAGATGCTCAAGTAA
- a CDS encoding amidohydrolase family protein, producing MKIIDAHVHYGHWDRLTTRGAEDGFLEEMAEVCEQVGIVKIGLLANPGRGNDALARALEQRPDLVIAMGRLDLDRDPVSTVEDFYQRGFHGIKVIGVSKNYDDEAYYPFYEQAQARGLRILFHTGILGGPVDYLMGAKEDAWKAPPEGEAEEKLVQELGRQIRTRPYGFSSARMQPIYLDTIAFYFPELFMIGAHLGWPDYRTACAIARWRPRLYFDVSGGDVVHHHIVEGGYIGREISPRKLVYGSDSDLNRIAGDVKRWRDAFDAMGLSADDQEQIFYRNAAHIFGIGGA from the coding sequence TTGAAGATTATCGACGCACACGTTCACTACGGCCACTGGGATCGCCTGACGACGCGCGGCGCGGAGGACGGCTTTTTAGAAGAGATGGCTGAGGTCTGCGAGCAGGTGGGCATCGTCAAAATCGGGTTGCTGGCCAATCCGGGACGGGGCAACGACGCACTGGCGCGGGCGCTCGAGCAGCGGCCCGATCTGGTGATCGCCATGGGCCGACTCGACTTAGACCGCGACCCGGTCAGCACCGTCGAGGACTTTTATCAACGCGGCTTTCACGGCATCAAGGTGATCGGCGTGTCCAAAAACTACGACGATGAAGCCTACTACCCCTTCTATGAGCAGGCCCAGGCGCGGGGACTACGGATTCTGTTTCACACCGGGATTCTGGGCGGCCCGGTGGACTACCTGATGGGGGCCAAGGAAGACGCCTGGAAAGCGCCGCCCGAAGGTGAGGCAGAGGAGAAGTTGGTTCAGGAGCTTGGTCGGCAGATTCGCACCCGGCCCTACGGCTTTTCCAGCGCCCGGATGCAGCCGATCTACCTGGACACCATCGCCTTTTACTTTCCTGAGCTGTTCATGATCGGCGCACATCTGGGATGGCCGGATTACCGCACCGCCTGCGCGATCGCCCGCTGGCGGCCCCGGCTGTACTTCGATGTCAGCGGCGGAGACGTGGTGCACCACCACATCGTCGAGGGAGGCTACATTGGCCGCGAGATCTCGCCGCGCAAACTGGTCTACGGCAGCGACAGTGATCTCAACCGCATCGCCGGAGATGTCAAGCGCTGGAGAGACGCTTTTGACGCCATGGGGTTGAGCGCCGACGATCAGGAGCAGATCTTTTACCGTAACGCTGCCCATATCTTTGGTATCGGCGGCGCATGA
- a CDS encoding carbohydrate ABC transporter permease has protein sequence MSGRMAREETRSAWLFLAPSLLLFMVFVLLPVLAAFGISFSSWDLFTAPHWAGLDNYRQLLFEDKLFHKVMRNTFFYVIWTVPVQMILAFFVALLLNRGVWGQNALRVIYFLPVVSSTVAVALIWSWIFNSNFGVLNALLSAVGVQDLPGWLNSSKYALPALIIVAIWQGLGYSMVLFLAGLQGIPREAYEAGEIDGAVGWKKHRFITLPLLSPTTFFVAIVSLIGSFQVFDLAFVMTQGGPANATNTIVYYVYQNAFQFYRMGYASAAAMILFAIILAFTLVQYRLQHRWVHYD, from the coding sequence ATGAGCGGCAGGATGGCCCGTGAGGAGACCCGCAGCGCGTGGCTCTTCTTGGCCCCCAGCCTGCTGCTGTTCATGGTGTTCGTACTGCTGCCGGTACTGGCGGCCTTCGGCATTTCGTTTTCCAGCTGGGATCTGTTTACCGCGCCGCACTGGGCCGGGCTGGACAATTACCGCCAGCTGCTGTTTGAGGACAAGCTGTTTCACAAGGTTATGCGCAACACCTTCTTCTACGTGATCTGGACGGTACCGGTACAGATGATCCTGGCGTTTTTCGTGGCGCTGCTGCTCAACCGGGGCGTCTGGGGCCAGAACGCCCTGCGCGTCATCTATTTTCTGCCGGTGGTGTCGTCCACGGTAGCAGTCGCGCTGATCTGGTCGTGGATCTTTAACAGCAACTTCGGCGTCCTCAATGCTCTGCTCAGTGCCGTGGGCGTACAGGACTTGCCGGGCTGGCTCAATTCGTCGAAGTACGCACTGCCTGCTTTGATTATCGTTGCCATCTGGCAGGGGCTGGGCTACTCGATGGTACTGTTCTTGGCGGGTTTGCAGGGCATCCCCCGCGAGGCTTACGAAGCGGGCGAGATCGACGGCGCGGTGGGCTGGAAAAAGCACCGCTTCATCACCTTGCCGCTCTTGTCACCCACCACCTTTTTCGTCGCCATCGTCAGCTTGATCGGCTCGTTTCAGGTATTCGACCTGGCCTTCGTGATGACCCAGGGCGGCCCCGCAAACGCCACCAATACCATCGTCTATTACGTTTATCAGAACGCCTTCCAGTTTTACCGCATGGGCTACGCCAGCGCCGCCGCCATGATCTTGTTCGCTATTATCTTGGCCTTTACGCTGGTGCAGTACCGCTTGCAACATCGGTGGGTTCATTATGATTAA
- a CDS encoding carbohydrate ABC transporter permease, producing MTVETTQPPQAQLQVSGRRSRNPTLNWVIFGVLLLGALSMSAPFIWMISSSLKAPTEIFKYPPALLPAEAQWQNYTRIFSLIPFGRLMLNSLFVSLAVTALQLLVCSMAAYAFARLHFRGRELLFLLYLSALMIPSQVTLIPNFILVRQLGWIDTYAALILPFAFSSFGTFLLRQAFLTIPRELEEAARIDGASYAQVFWRIMLPLARPALGALGIFTFIAQWNNFLWPLITTTRPEMQTLTVGLAGLRGQYNTDWALLMTGSVLAILPIFVVFAVGNKSFIQGITAGGFGGR from the coding sequence GTGACGGTAGAGACCACACAACCACCTCAGGCTCAGCTTCAAGTGAGCGGACGGCGCAGCCGGAACCCTACGCTCAACTGGGTCATTTTCGGTGTCCTGCTGCTGGGAGCACTCAGCATGTCCGCACCGTTTATCTGGATGATCTCCAGCAGTCTTAAAGCTCCCACCGAAATCTTCAAATACCCGCCCGCGCTACTGCCTGCCGAGGCGCAGTGGCAAAACTACACCCGCATCTTCAGCCTGATTCCATTCGGGCGGTTGATGCTCAACAGCTTGTTTGTGTCGCTGGCCGTCACGGCTTTGCAACTGCTGGTGTGCAGTATGGCCGCCTACGCTTTTGCCCGCCTGCACTTCCGGGGGCGTGAACTGCTGTTCTTGCTGTACCTCAGTGCCCTGATGATTCCCTCGCAGGTCACGCTGATTCCCAATTTCATCCTGGTAAGGCAACTCGGTTGGATTGACACGTACGCCGCGCTGATCTTGCCATTTGCTTTCAGCAGCTTCGGCACATTTCTACTGCGTCAGGCGTTTCTGACCATCCCCAGAGAGCTGGAGGAGGCCGCCCGCATCGACGGCGCGAGTTACGCGCAGGTGTTCTGGCGCATCATGCTGCCGCTGGCGCGGCCCGCGCTGGGTGCACTGGGGATTTTCACCTTCATCGCGCAGTGGAACAATTTTCTGTGGCCGCTGATCACCACCACCAGACCGGAGATGCAGACACTGACGGTGGGCTTGGCGGGTCTGCGTGGGCAGTACAACACCGACTGGGCGCTGCTGATGACTGGCAGCGTGCTGGCAATTTTGCCCATCTTCGTGGTGTTCGCCGTCGGCAACAAGTCCTTTATCCAGGGCATCACCGCTGGGGGATTCGGCGGACGCTGA